The Gossypium hirsutum isolate 1008001.06 chromosome D06, Gossypium_hirsutum_v2.1, whole genome shotgun sequence genome contains the following window.
ACTTCTAAGGTTCTTCTTGGGAATAAAGAGCTCTGGTATATCAATTTATAGTATTATAGAAACTCCAAGAGATGATACTGCCCTTCCTGAAAGTGGTATATAAactaattgaaatttcaaaaaaaataaaataaactgagCTGGACTCTGAAAATAAATGCATCCATAGAGCTACAGTGTTATAACATAAGAGGAACTATTAATACACTAGGTATTCCTAAATCAGAAAGATTTTAGTTCCTGGGATTTTCAATTATAACTGGAAAAATAGCATACAAAATTTGTTTTTACGGCAAGAGCAAAAATAGACACAACACAGAAGTTGTAATTTTATTCTACTGAATAATGTTTGCCAGGCACAATCAGAAAATCTTTAACAGCTGATATACAATAGTCTTTGTCAAATATGCAATAAAGACATCGTAAAAGTAAGATCTTATGCagttcttttttctcttttaaaaaacaaaaccTTCTAAAGTCGACAAACAAAAAGCATTTTGTAAGAATCACCTTTTCCACAATACAACACAACCATACGTACTAGCCTAGAAAACACCATTCCAAGTTATTGCATTTTCTACAACTGAAACTGACAATACCGGCAAGCAATTAAAACTGTCCATGACCAAATTGCAGAAGATAGAAAATTATAACCACAAAGTAAATAGAAAAGGCATTTTTAAAACACATCTTTTATTCTTGATAGTGTCAAAAAGCCTCTTAACACATACTTCATTTCCAAATAGCACAGCTTTCAATGTTGGAGAGGACACTGCCACTTGGCATGCTACTAGCTTTAATGTAGCATCTGATGACATCTTTGACTTGCTAGGTTTGACCCCAAGTTTTTGCCTGCAGCCAGCGGCACCACAGTGACAATCTTGATCTGCACCAAATTGAACAAACCTGCTAAATTTGTTAGATTGTACTAAGACTACAAATGTCAAAGGAACGAATACCAGTGGCTTCAGCATTTTATATGGTAAAGGGTCGATTTAAAACTTCAGATTTTATTATCAGTGCATGAAATGCAACAAACATATTTCTATTCACAGGTAGAGAGTCAGGCAAGCACTCATACTGATAATCATAGGTCAGATGCTCCCCCTTTTTTATATCTCGCATTGCAAATATGCCAATCCTTGTTTCACCATCAATTATCCTAAGAAaggtaaaataaacaaaagagtGTAAGAATAGCATATCACTTGATATCAATGCAAGTGTACTAATATGGGTAGGTAGAGAACCATTTCTGCATCTCAGTATTGGGGCAGCAACTATGGTTTATATATCTGGATTTGTTCCCCTTGTATGTGGCATCAATTACCATATCACGATTGATTTCACATAAGTAGAAATTGGTTTCTCCACGATGCTTCATGTTCCAAAGCCTCTCCTCACATGTTTTGTCATCAATAACTACATTGAAAAAATACGATTTAAAAATTTACAAGCATGTTCAAGAGAAAAAAATGATGCTTAGAATAGGGATAGCAACTGCAGTGGATAGAGCAAGAGTTGCATACCTTCCCCGACATATTCTATTACAAACTCTCCATGCTTGATATCTTCATCAGCTACAATGCCCTCTCCACATTTCTCGGTCTACAAATATTATCCCATTTAACTTCACATTTCAATGTGTACAAACAACAAACTACAATTGAGAGTGACTGGTTTCCAACAAAATGCACAAATTGTCTCTAGGCACATGGACACAAGAACTTTTATTAACAGTGTCATGCCAACAAATCCATGTTATATTCTTCCcccaaaaatttattaaataggcaAGGTTAGCTGTTATTTTGGAAGACATTGGCTCCTTCCAGTATACAGATCTTAAAAGGTTTCAGCAATAAAGAAAAGAATATTTATTCCCTTTAGACATGGTTCTGATAAAAGCTTCAGCAAAACACAGATTCAATCAAGacaacagaaaaaaaaatcaaactataCCTTAATCAATTTCAGTTTTTTGACAGGTCTGTGTTGGAATGGTTTATTGAGGCATGAACTCCCACAGCTGCAGCCAGAAGAGCAACTAGACAGTAGCATCCTGCATGAAGCAACAAAGTTACATACACAACTCCATACTACTTCCACAGAGTAAGAAGATACGTCATAATAAATGCATAACGAATTACCAAATGGCATGTTATGCCTAAGCCCacaaaatattatatttggtTCATGAAGGTAACAGCGACAGTGAGTTCTCAAACAGTATTAATTTCAATGAAAATGCATgattattctctcttttcctTGTTCGTTCTTGGTAAATCTCAATTCTCTGCTGGTACAGTAGATTAGGCTGATGTCCATAACACCAAAAAAAGAGAGTTATCTACacaaccccccccccaaaaataaaaaaagttatctACATACTAAATATTTATAAGCTAGGTTTACTCGAACTTGTGTGAATGTTGGATATAGGTATGTATCCTGAGATAGGTATGTTCGATTTTCCcaagtttttccatgtatttggagaaTCCTTCAAGGGAAATATCCCCATACCCATGTTCAGAAATGTGTCAGCACAAGTGTCAAACTCAGGTCCGAGCAAGGTAGTTTATAAGAACCATACACTTTCAAAATCCTATCAATGGATGCTACTGCCAAAAAAAACCATCAGTTCCCAAACACCTATCTAGCTGCTGCAAAAAATTCCAGCAATATTGACCATGCACAGTGATACTATGATAACCCTTGTATATACCAAGATGATAAAACATGAGCAGAAATTTCCCCAAACTTAACCCACTACAAATCCATAAAGCGAGGCTAATCAGACCTCCCACATGgtataatgtaaaataaaagaatataagtAAAGATAAAAGCATCTTCtaacaacaattattttggtGCAATAGTCACGTGCTGATATGGGGTTCTAATCTAACTGTAACATACCATTGAAGGCTCAAGATGAAATTCAAGATGAAATTCACTTCAATAAATTTCTGATAAATCAAAATAATGTGAGAGCAAACCAGAAAAATGTAATATGTTCATGCTTTAAAATCCAAAAACTATCATTTATAATGTAGTTCAATCATGAATTCTGATAAACTGAGACAAATCTTACCCACAGTGGCAATCTCTGCCACACACAGAAGAACCAGGTGATGATGATGTGCAAGAACAGAAAATTCCATCATCCTCCAGGCGCCTTTTAATCCTCTTTGTGAGATATATGTCTTAAGTTGTTAaaccaacaaaataaaaaacaaactgACATTTAAGCTCAAAGTAAAGTCATATCTCTTAGAAAAACAAGATGAAAAGTACAAGATAAAGGTCGTAGTGCACGAAATGGGCCATTTAATGATAAACATAAATTGTGGAGGAAGAACAATTACAAACTTATGTGAAAAGGATACTGCGCCTTATAACGGTGTATGGCGTGTCTTTCCACTTATTAAAGCAATCTGGCAGTTCAAACTCAACCGGATGTCCAATTTGCTTCATCAACTTGTTGAATGCATAGCCAATGTGACTGCAATCAGAACTCTGGTAAAGGGGAAAATCCAATAAGAAAGTTCACCATATCTTGAAAAAATTCTACACA
Protein-coding sequences here:
- the LOC107962390 gene encoding histone-lysine N-methyltransferase ASHH3 isoform X2, whose translation is MKQIGHPVEFELPDCFNKWKDTPYTVIRRNIYLTKRIKRRLEDDGIFCSCTSSSPGSSVCGRDCHCGMLLSSCSSGCSCGSSCLNKPFQHRPVKKLKLIKTEKCGEGIVADEDIKHGEFVIEYVGEVIDDKTCEERLWNMKHRGETNFYLCEINRDMVIDATYKGNKSRYINHSCCPNTEMQKWIIDGETRIGIFAMRDIKKGEHLTYDYQFVQFGADQDCHCGAAGCRQKLGVKPSKSKMSSDATLKLVACQVAVSSPTLKAVLFGNENGGLPVGTSQHDYNQRQLRFRCCIGEVIKISRPINDSGITHLIHTYLFIHGAMTIGIFSQITCWVHLLGSLSLTVILELLNDLTSIQKSTWSCLKMVMLNFWICRKRIGSLSLCKVNFLGTVVEEEMLAKSPIDQENDWI
- the LOC107962390 gene encoding histone-lysine N-methyltransferase ASHH3 isoform X3, with product MPATKKSSDCSHIGYAFNKLMKQIGHPVEFELPDCFNKWKDTPYTVIRRNIYLTKRIKRRLEDDGIFCSCTSSSPGSSVCGRDCHCGMLLSSCSSGCSCGSSCLNKPFQHRPVKKLKLIKTEKCGEGIVADEDIKHGEFVIEYVGEVIDDKTCEERLWNMKHRGETNFYLCEINRDMVIDATYKGNKSRYINHSCCPNTEMQKWIIDGETRIGIFAMRDIKKGEHLTYDYQFVQFGADQDCHCGAAGCRQKLGVKPSKSKMSSDATLKLVACQVAVSSPTLKAVLFGNENGGLPVGTSQHDYNQRQLRFRCCIGEVIKISRPINDSYFGIIKRFDKYSKKHLVMFEDGDVEFLDLSKEDWELITL
- the LOC107962390 gene encoding histone-lysine N-methyltransferase ASHH3 isoform X4 is translated as MKQIGHPVEFELPDCFNKWKDTPYTVIRRNIYLTKRIKRRLEDDGIFCSCTSSSPGSSVCGRDCHCGMLLSSCSSGCSCGSSCLNKPFQHRPVKKLKLIKTEKCGEGIVADEDIKHGEFVIEYVGEVIDDKTCEERLWNMKHRGETNFYLCEINRDMVIDATYKGNKSRYINHSCCPNTEMQKWIIDGETRIGIFAMRDIKKGEHLTYDYQFVQFGADQDCHCGAAGCRQKLGVKPSKSKMSSDATLKLVACQVAVSSPTLKAVLFGNENGGLPVGTSQHDYNQRQLRFRCCIGEVIKISRPINDSYFGIIKRFDKYSKKHLVMFEDGDVEFLDLSKEDWELITL
- the LOC107962390 gene encoding histone-lysine N-methyltransferase ASHH3 isoform X1, translated to MPATKKSSDCSHIGYAFNKLMKQIGHPVEFELPDCFNKWKDTPYTVIRRNIYLTKRIKRRLEDDGIFCSCTSSSPGSSVCGRDCHCGMLLSSCSSGCSCGSSCLNKPFQHRPVKKLKLIKTEKCGEGIVADEDIKHGEFVIEYVGEVIDDKTCEERLWNMKHRGETNFYLCEINRDMVIDATYKGNKSRYINHSCCPNTEMQKWIIDGETRIGIFAMRDIKKGEHLTYDYQFVQFGADQDCHCGAAGCRQKLGVKPSKSKMSSDATLKLVACQVAVSSPTLKAVLFGNENGGLPVGTSQHDYNQRQLRFRCCIGEVIKISRPINDSGITHLIHTYLFIHGAMTIGIFSQITCWVHLLGSLSLTVILELLNDLTSIQKSTWSCLKMVMLNFWICRKRIGSLSLCKVNFLGTVVEEEMLAKSPIDQENDWI